A region of the bacterium genome:
CACACAGGCAATACGGTCACCTGGGCTGCACAGATCCTGGAGAGTCACATTGCCGAGAGGGTGATCGAGAGCGTGAGTAACTGTTTTTTCGGGATTGGGAACGGGAAACGGCCCGGGGGAGAGGACGGTGGCCCCTTTATTCCACAGGTCCGGTATTTCGATGGAAGATCTACCGTAAGGGAGGGAATACATAGGGTTAGGCTCCGAGGGCTAAATAAAACCGCCTGATACGGAGACACGGGGACTCGGAGACACGGAGGAATTTAAAGAGCCATCTGATCCGGAGACACGAGGACACGGAGACACGGTGTGACAACCGTTTTTTTCTCTCCGCGTCGCCCAATCGCCGCTTCCCCGTGTCTGATTCATTCCCCGCGTTGCTGCGTCGTCGCGTCACCGCGTCGAGTGATCTTTTCACTGCACCGGCATAACCGGCTCAGCCGTTTTAAACTCACTTGGCCACACTACCTCAAAACCGCTTCCCGTCCATTGAAAGAGATAATTGCCAGGATCGTTCTGGTTGGCAAAACCACCCCACTGTCTGAAGCTGATTTTTCCGTAGGGTGTGCTGACTGAGATCCCCTCCAGCGCGTCCCGGACAGGTTCTGGCTGAGCCACACCGGATTTTCTGATGGCCTGGGCCGCAACCAAGACAGCACCATAGGCCTGCGCGCCATGGTAATCAGGCTCCGTCTCAAACCTGGCCAGATAGTTTTCACGGTACCTGATGGCTGACTTGTCCGCTTCCGGAAACCAGAGTGACGGGTTCATAACACCTTCACAGTTTAAACCGCACTGGGCATATGACCCTGCCATAGTGGAAGCCGGAGTCAGGTTGAAAATAACCGCCTTTGGATTACTCTTTCGAAGTTCGGCGATTATCTTGGGCCCATCGGGTGGAAATGCCGTGAGAAATATGGCGTCCGGTTCAGCCGCAGCAACCTGGGAGTACAGTGACTCCAGATCCCGGGAACCCGTCTCGAATTTCCATTCACCGGAAACGGTCCATCTCGATTCACGGGCCGCCTGTTTTACTGTTCGGGCCATGGCGTCCCCATAATTTGACTGTTCCGTAATGAGGACGACCCTGCTCCCGTTAATGCCAGATCTGTAAAAATCCAAAGCTGCCACAGGATACCTGGAACGGGGTGGCGCCACTCTGAATACAAAGCGGTCATCCTGAAGGGTTATAGCATCTTCCGATCCCGTTACCACAATGAGGGGGATCCTCATTTGCTCACACTTATCGGCCAGACCAGCCGCAACGCTTGAACTGAAACCGCCAAGCACAACAGCGTACTGTTTATCATTGACAAAATGGTCGACAATGACTCGAGCGTTCCGGGTCTGCCCTCCCGAGTCCCGGACATCCAGTTCCAGCAACTCTCCGTTTATCCCACCCCTGGCATTGATCTCCTCGGCGGCCAGGATCATGGAATTTTTCTGCATATGGCCGAAGGCGGCATGGGTCCCCGACATGGGTAATATGACCCCAATGGCCACCCCTTGAGCCCTGGTCAAAACAGGCGAAAAAAGCATGGCTACTAAAGACAGTGCCAGAAAAAAAGATGTCGTCCTGGATCGGCAGTTCATAATGGCTTCACTTGGGAACTGACCCGGCCATGGAAGCTGCCAGTCTCAACGCCTCCATAAGACTTCCCGGGTCAGCCAGACCCTTTCCTGCGATATCGAAAGCAGTACCGTGGTCAACCGATGTTCTGATGATGGGAAGTCCGAGGCTCACGTTCACTCCCGAATCGAAAGCAAGAAGTTTAAGGGGAATGTGTCCCTGATCGTGGTACATGGCAATGATCGCATGGTACTTACCGCGGTGCATTTTCAAAAACACCACATCTGGAGGGACAGGGCCTTCGACCCTGATCCCCCTGCCACGGGCAAGCTTAATAGCGGGTGTGATGATACGCTCCTCCTCATCACCGAAAATACTTCCCTCCCCCGCGTGAGGGTTCAGGCCGGCCACAGCGAACAGGGGACTTTTGATGCCCATTTTTTTGAGCGCCTCATCCCCAAGCTGCAGTACTCTCAGGATCCTTTCTTTAGAGATGTCACCAGGAACCTGGGACAGAGGTATGTGTGTCGTAACATGAAGGACCCTCATGGCGCCGGCGGCAAGCATCATGACGGTGTCATCAGCTCCGGTCCGTTCAGCCAGCAATTCTGTGTGACCCGGATACATATATCCTGCCAGCTGAAGTGATTCCTTGTTGATCGGCGCGGTTACAATCGCGTCCACGGTCCCCTCCATAGCCAGATCAATGGCCTTCACAACACACCGATAGGCGCACTCTCCGCTCTGTACACTGAGTTGGCCGAAGGGTATGGACGGATTGGCAAGACCAACATTCAGGACAGGAACAAGGTTGTCACTGTCTGCCTTGCAGGGGTGGTCCACGACCTTGTAACGGGTTGAACTGCCTGCCTTCCTCGCACCCGCTTTAAGACGCTCGAGATCACCTACAACCAGGCAGTTCCGGGTAAAGGTCTCTTCCTCGAGAGCCAGCGCAATAATCTCGGGGCCGACACCGGAAGGATCGCCCATGGTGATAGCAAGGAGCGGCTGGGTCCCTCGAGTGTTTGATTTCCTTTTCATGCTTCGCGCCTTTTCAAATGACCTCCGGTTTGACGAAGCTGGTAAGTGAGCCGATCCCTTCAACTGTCACCGTCACCTCATCACCGGGACTGAGGGGACCAACACCTGAAGGAGTTCCAGTGGCGATAATGTCACCGGCATACA
Encoded here:
- a CDS encoding ABC transporter substrate-binding protein, whose translation is MNCRSRTTSFFLALSLVAMLFSPVLTRAQGVAIGVILPMSGTHAAFGHMQKNSMILAAEEINARGGINGELLELDVRDSGGQTRNARVIVDHFVNDKQYAVVLGGFSSSVAAGLADKCEQMRIPLIVVTGSEDAITLQDDRFVFRVAPPRSRYPVAALDFYRSGINGSRVVLITEQSNYGDAMARTVKQAARESRWTVSGEWKFETGSRDLESLYSQVAAAEPDAIFLTAFPPDGPKIIAELRKSNPKAVIFNLTPASTMAGSYAQCGLNCEGVMNPSLWFPEADKSAIRYRENYLARFETEPDYHGAQAYGAVLVAAQAIRKSGVAQPEPVRDALEGISVSTPYGKISFRQWGGFANQNDPGNYLFQWTGSGFEVVWPSEFKTAEPVMPVQ
- the pdxA gene encoding 4-hydroxythreonine-4-phosphate dehydrogenase PdxA — protein: MKRKSNTRGTQPLLAITMGDPSGVGPEIIALALEEETFTRNCLVVGDLERLKAGARKAGSSTRYKVVDHPCKADSDNLVPVLNVGLANPSIPFGQLSVQSGECAYRCVVKAIDLAMEGTVDAIVTAPINKESLQLAGYMYPGHTELLAERTGADDTVMMLAAGAMRVLHVTTHIPLSQVPGDISKERILRVLQLGDEALKKMGIKSPLFAVAGLNPHAGEGSIFGDEEERIITPAIKLARGRGIRVEGPVPPDVVFLKMHRGKYHAIIAMYHDQGHIPLKLLAFDSGVNVSLGLPIIRTSVDHGTAFDIAGKGLADPGSLMEALRLAASMAGSVPK